Proteins encoded in a region of the Ptychodera flava strain L36383 chromosome 4, AS_Pfla_20210202, whole genome shotgun sequence genome:
- the LOC139130979 gene encoding uncharacterized protein, protein MSRLRLEYIFLLMVLQFIRLTSSTFDASCQKQYSGEHETSTENENITLIEVRSVVKIPVEQLQNPETSNLTDYVLFPSSNCSLHLYIWVHIITTFFFRHPGNLTMTCKSQTTDFDQDDKMSFETSIQGGDDMLVDANIIRAGTKDAQGMSV, encoded by the exons ATGAGCAGACTTCGATTAGAGTATATTTTCTTACTCATGGTTCTGCAGTTTATCAGGCTGACATCGTCGACTTTCGATGCGTCTTGTCAAAAACAATACAGTGGTGAACATGAAACATCGACAGAAAACGAG AACATAACCTTGATTGAAGTGAGGAGCGTTGTAAAAATCCCTGTGGAGCAACTGCAAAACCCTGAAACAAGCAACCTGACGGACTACGTACTCTTCCCTTCGAGCAACT GCAGTTTACATTTGTACATTTGGGTACACATCATCACCACATTCTTCTTTCGTCACCCTGGAAATCTGACCATGACGTGTAAATCGCAAACAACCGATTTCGACCAAGACGACAAGATGTCCTTCGAAACGTCCATTCAAGGCGGGGATGACATGCTTGTTGATGCCAACATAATTCGGGCCGGTACGAAAGACGCACAAGGTATGTCAGTTTGA